A single genomic interval of Halalkalibaculum roseum harbors:
- the metG gene encoding methionine--tRNA ligase: MSKRTLVTSALPYANGPLHLGHLAGAYLPADLFVRYRRLKGDDIVYICGSDEHGVAITMAAEKEGITPQEVVNKFHEMNKEAFEKFGISFDYYGRTSSTTHYETAKEFFKELYDKNVFVRKTEEQLYDEEADMFLPDRYVKGTCPNCGYEEAYGDQCENCGTSLSPAELIDPISAITGNKPVGRKTEHLYLPLGTFQPKLEEWLEKHEDWKPNVLGQVKSWLNDGLSDRAMTRDLKWGVPVPIEGFEDKVLYVWFDAPIGYISATKEWAKEQGQQDKWKEYWQDQETELLHFIGKDNIVFHCIIFPLLLMLEGNYVLPENVPANEFLNLEGKKLSTSRGWAVWLNEYLDDFEPDLLRYVLGTMLPETKDSDFSWSDFQNKVNSELADILGNFIYRTTSFTDNYFDGKVPELTNPSKKDLSTLKEIAEQKEKISEAYERFRLRDAISETMNLARIGNKYFTEMEPWKTRKEDRVICGNTLHVCLQITAALSGLFEPILPHRMPKLRKQLGLDDIPNWKDINGEMLEAGSSIQKGEILFDKIEDEEVEEQLKKLKEKSQAAQTGMNFEPLKDEIEFKDFTKIDIRAGKIIEAEEIPKADKLLKLTVDLGFEERTIVSGVANHFKPDELTGQRVCVVANLAPKALMGVESNGMILMAEEEDGSLKFIESDAEPGSPIN, translated from the coding sequence ATGTCGAAACGCACGCTTGTTACTTCTGCACTCCCTTACGCTAATGGACCGCTGCATCTTGGACACCTTGCGGGTGCCTATCTACCTGCTGACCTGTTTGTAAGGTATCGACGACTCAAAGGCGACGACATAGTCTATATTTGCGGATCGGATGAACACGGAGTGGCGATCACAATGGCTGCAGAGAAAGAAGGAATTACTCCACAGGAGGTCGTCAATAAGTTTCATGAAATGAACAAAGAGGCTTTCGAAAAGTTCGGAATCTCCTTCGACTATTATGGTAGAACCAGTTCTACTACCCATTATGAGACTGCTAAGGAGTTTTTCAAAGAGTTGTATGATAAGAATGTATTTGTTCGAAAAACCGAGGAGCAGCTTTATGATGAAGAAGCCGATATGTTTCTGCCGGACCGTTATGTAAAAGGAACTTGTCCGAATTGTGGTTATGAGGAGGCTTATGGAGATCAATGTGAAAACTGTGGTACTTCTTTGTCTCCTGCCGAATTGATTGATCCAATCAGTGCTATTACCGGAAATAAACCCGTTGGCAGGAAAACAGAGCACCTTTACCTGCCACTCGGCACCTTCCAGCCGAAGCTTGAAGAATGGTTGGAGAAACATGAAGATTGGAAACCGAATGTATTGGGTCAGGTCAAAAGCTGGCTGAATGACGGGCTTAGCGACCGGGCTATGACCAGAGATCTAAAATGGGGTGTACCGGTTCCAATTGAGGGGTTTGAAGATAAAGTGCTTTATGTATGGTTCGATGCACCCATCGGTTATATATCAGCTACTAAAGAATGGGCCAAAGAACAAGGACAGCAGGATAAATGGAAGGAGTATTGGCAGGATCAAGAAACCGAGTTGCTCCATTTTATCGGTAAAGATAATATCGTATTCCATTGCATTATCTTTCCACTCCTGCTTATGCTTGAAGGCAATTATGTTTTACCTGAGAATGTACCGGCCAATGAATTTTTAAATCTTGAGGGTAAAAAGCTATCTACTTCTCGGGGATGGGCGGTATGGCTTAATGAGTATCTTGATGATTTCGAACCCGATCTGCTCCGCTATGTACTTGGTACCATGTTACCGGAAACTAAAGATTCCGATTTTTCATGGAGTGATTTTCAGAATAAAGTCAACAGCGAGCTGGCAGATATACTGGGGAATTTTATTTATCGCACCACATCATTTACCGATAACTATTTTGATGGAAAGGTTCCCGAATTAACAAACCCATCTAAAAAAGACCTTAGTACACTTAAAGAGATTGCAGAACAAAAAGAAAAAATTTCCGAAGCTTATGAACGCTTTAGGTTGCGCGATGCTATTTCGGAAACCATGAATCTGGCCAGAATCGGGAATAAGTACTTTACAGAAATGGAACCATGGAAAACACGGAAAGAAGATCGTGTGATTTGCGGCAATACGCTTCATGTCTGTCTGCAGATAACAGCCGCCCTTTCAGGACTCTTTGAACCAATCCTTCCGCACAGAATGCCAAAACTGAGGAAACAACTTGGTTTGGATGATATACCAAACTGGAAAGATATCAATGGCGAGATGCTTGAAGCGGGAAGTAGTATTCAAAAAGGAGAAATACTTTTTGATAAGATAGAGGACGAAGAAGTCGAGGAACAACTGAAAAAACTCAAAGAAAAATCACAAGCTGCACAAACAGGAATGAATTTTGAACCACTCAAAGATGAGATTGAATTTAAAGATTTCACTAAAATAGATATCAGGGCCGGTAAAATTATCGAAGCCGAAGAGATTCCGAAAGCTGATAAACTACTAAAACTAACAGTTGACTTAGGCTTTGAAGAGCGTACTATTGTATCCGGGGTGGCAAATCATTTTAAGCCCGACGAACTGACAGGACAGCGTGTCTGTGTGGTCGCCAACCTGGCTCCCAAAGCCCTGATGGGAGTTGAAAGCAATGGGATGATATTAATGGCGGAAGAGGAAGACGGGTCACTAAAATTTATTGAATCGGATGCGGAACCTGGAAGTCCGATCAATTAA
- a CDS encoding UDP-glucose dehydrogenase family protein, whose product MNIAVVGTGYVGLVSGTCFADSGNDITCVDIDENKVKQLRDGEIPIYEPGLKTIFDRSIREGRLRFTTDLEEAVKDAEIIFLCLPTPPGADGQADLSAVLKVAGQLGKMITDYKVIVNKSTVPVGTADRVREAVAENTDAEFDVVSNPEFLREGAAVEDFMKPERVVIGTSSERAAELMTTLYEPFVRSGNPIIVMDERSSELTKYAANAMLATKITFMNEIANICEKVGANVDNIRRGIGTDSRIGKRFLFAGIGYGGSCFPKDVQAIHYTAGQNGYDFKILDSVMKVNEKQKVSIVKKMEDYYGTSDFSGKTFGIWGLSFKPETDDIREAPALYIAEELVERGAKLIAYDPEAIETFKKATTKEVLDNTTFVLNQQDALVDVDALVICTEWNEFRRPTIDRFQDHMKKAVIFDGRNLYDLNRAKKSNITYISVGRPSINV is encoded by the coding sequence ATGAATATTGCTGTTGTAGGAACAGGATATGTAGGACTTGTTTCCGGAACCTGCTTTGCAGACTCTGGAAACGACATCACCTGCGTGGATATAGATGAAAACAAAGTAAAGCAACTAAGGGATGGAGAAATTCCGATTTATGAGCCGGGCCTGAAGACTATTTTCGATCGCTCTATCCGTGAAGGACGGTTGCGATTCACAACCGACCTGGAAGAGGCAGTTAAAGATGCAGAAATTATCTTTTTGTGTTTGCCTACTCCTCCGGGAGCCGATGGCCAGGCGGACTTGTCAGCTGTTCTTAAGGTAGCCGGACAGCTTGGCAAAATGATTACCGACTACAAGGTAATCGTCAATAAAAGCACGGTTCCTGTTGGAACTGCTGATAGGGTTCGTGAGGCTGTGGCAGAAAATACCGATGCCGAATTTGATGTTGTTTCCAATCCTGAGTTTCTGCGTGAAGGTGCTGCTGTAGAAGACTTTATGAAGCCCGAGCGAGTTGTAATCGGTACTTCCAGTGAACGTGCTGCGGAACTGATGACAACGCTGTATGAACCATTCGTTAGAAGCGGTAATCCGATTATTGTCATGGATGAGCGAAGTTCAGAGCTCACCAAGTATGCAGCCAATGCCATGCTAGCAACGAAGATCACGTTTATGAATGAAATAGCTAATATCTGTGAAAAGGTTGGAGCTAATGTGGATAACATCAGGAGGGGAATAGGAACCGATTCCCGAATTGGAAAACGATTTTTATTTGCGGGTATCGGTTATGGCGGAAGCTGTTTCCCCAAAGATGTACAGGCCATACATTACACAGCCGGACAGAATGGCTATGATTTCAAAATTCTGGATTCGGTAATGAAAGTAAATGAAAAACAGAAAGTGTCTATCGTTAAGAAGATGGAAGACTATTACGGCACTTCTGACTTCAGCGGCAAAACATTCGGGATCTGGGGTTTGTCATTTAAACCTGAAACCGACGACATCAGGGAAGCCCCCGCTTTATACATTGCCGAGGAGCTTGTTGAACGTGGAGCTAAATTGATTGCCTACGATCCGGAAGCTATTGAGACTTTTAAAAAGGCCACGACAAAGGAAGTACTCGACAACACAACCTTTGTATTAAACCAGCAAGATGCACTTGTTGATGTCGATGCCTTGGTTATTTGTACGGAATGGAACGAATTCAGAAGACCGACGATCGACCGTTTCCAGGATCATATGAAAAAAGCTGTGATATTTGACGGAAGAAATCTCTATGATTTAAACCGGGCTAAAAAATCAAATATAACATACATTAGCGTGGGGCGCCCAAGTATAAATGTCTAA
- a CDS encoding RNA methyltransferase, with translation MTDVRKLTTKDILSQNKKRSAPEKMQQLVAVLHDVRSMHNIGAAFRNADAFGIKKLILSGFSPCPPRPEITKTAIGAEEFVEWESTDSITDRLRELKNERYHVVGLEQTDQSVMITEYQPPTIKNICLVFGNEVTGLDESLLPMIDTFVEIPQYGNKHSLNVSVTVGVTLYAFLQKYWG, from the coding sequence ATGACTGACGTAAGAAAACTCACTACCAAAGACATACTTTCCCAAAATAAGAAGCGAAGTGCCCCGGAAAAAATGCAGCAGTTAGTAGCGGTACTTCATGATGTGCGCAGCATGCACAATATTGGTGCAGCTTTTCGCAACGCCGATGCCTTTGGAATTAAAAAGCTAATCCTGTCCGGGTTCAGCCCCTGTCCCCCGAGGCCTGAGATTACCAAGACTGCTATAGGAGCAGAAGAGTTTGTGGAATGGGAATCCACTGACTCAATCACTGATAGATTACGCGAATTAAAAAATGAACGTTATCACGTTGTTGGACTGGAACAGACCGATCAAAGTGTCATGATCACTGAGTACCAACCTCCGACCATCAAGAATATCTGCCTGGTATTTGGAAATGAGGTCACCGGACTTGATGAGTCCCTCCTTCCTATGATAGATACATTTGTGGAGATTCCTCAGTACGGCAATAAACATTCGCTAAATGTGTCGGTTACAGTCGGTGTCACACTGTATGCATTTCTTCAAAAGTACTGGGGCTGA
- a CDS encoding sodium-dependent transporter — MSALESNTRGAWNSKLGFILAAAGSAVGLGNIWRFPTEVASNGGAAFLIIYLLCCFLVGFPVMMAELSIGRRTRKNPVGAFRALSDNKLYPLIGMWGVLCGVMILSFYLVVAGWTVSYIFEELFFFMGMPEWSTYIADTGNGVINAVFAVLFMGATISIVVGGVSEGIERATKLLMPLLILILVGMIIYSLTQPGSGVGLSEYLNPDFSQITPGLVFAAMGQAFFSLSLGMGALITYGSYLDRKENIPEAAAYVTFADVGIAFLAGLLIMPAMYMAQAKGVPIFDESGNLIAGVALIFQVLPELFHSMGGMLGLFFGVMFFALLSMAALTSTISLLEVPVSYAIDEHKITRKKASFVVGGSILIISLIISFNTSLIGTIDLIFSQVGLPLGGILICLFLGYVWKTENALEEMDSGYPGIGNSLLAKVWRFLIMIFCPLVILYNLLSTLFFD, encoded by the coding sequence TTGTCAGCACTAGAATCGAACACACGCGGGGCTTGGAATTCAAAATTGGGATTTATACTGGCTGCTGCGGGTTCTGCAGTCGGCTTGGGTAATATCTGGCGCTTCCCAACGGAAGTTGCTTCAAACGGAGGTGCCGCCTTTCTAATCATTTACTTGCTTTGCTGTTTCCTGGTCGGTTTTCCTGTAATGATGGCTGAGCTCAGTATAGGACGAAGAACACGCAAAAATCCGGTAGGTGCATTCAGAGCGCTCAGCGACAATAAGCTCTACCCTCTCATCGGAATGTGGGGTGTGTTATGCGGTGTAATGATCCTTTCCTTTTACCTGGTTGTTGCCGGCTGGACCGTAAGTTATATTTTTGAAGAGCTGTTTTTCTTTATGGGTATGCCTGAGTGGTCAACCTATATTGCGGATACCGGTAACGGAGTCATAAATGCCGTCTTCGCCGTCTTATTTATGGGGGCTACCATTTCTATTGTGGTAGGAGGAGTCAGCGAAGGCATTGAACGGGCTACCAAACTATTGATGCCCCTTCTAATTTTAATATTGGTAGGTATGATAATATACTCACTGACCCAACCGGGAAGCGGTGTTGGGCTGAGTGAATATCTGAATCCTGATTTCTCTCAGATAACACCCGGTCTCGTATTTGCCGCTATGGGTCAGGCTTTCTTCTCCCTATCTCTAGGTATGGGAGCACTTATCACCTATGGGTCTTACCTGGATCGAAAAGAGAACATTCCGGAAGCGGCGGCTTATGTAACTTTTGCTGATGTGGGCATAGCATTTCTTGCAGGACTTTTGATCATGCCCGCTATGTATATGGCCCAAGCAAAAGGAGTTCCCATATTTGATGAAAGCGGTAACCTTATTGCCGGTGTTGCCCTTATTTTCCAAGTACTGCCTGAACTTTTCCACAGCATGGGCGGGATGCTTGGCCTGTTTTTCGGAGTGATGTTTTTTGCACTGCTGAGTATGGCTGCCCTTACCTCAACAATCTCGCTGCTCGAGGTTCCGGTATCATATGCCATTGATGAACACAAAATTACCCGGAAGAAAGCTTCTTTTGTTGTGGGAGGCAGTATCTTGATCATATCACTTATCATCTCTTTTAATACCAGTTTAATCGGTACAATAGATCTTATATTCAGTCAGGTTGGACTGCCTCTTGGCGGTATATTAATTTGTCTTTTCTTAGGCTACGTATGGAAGACTGAAAATGCCTTGGAAGAGATGGATTCCGGTTATCCAGGTATCGGGAACTCATTGCTAGCTAAAGTATGGAGATTCCTCATCATGATATTCTGCCCCCTTGTGATACTCTACAATCTGCTGTCTACATTATTCTTTGATTAA
- the greA gene encoding transcription elongation factor GreA produces MEKNYLSREGYEKLDKELRDLKTRGRKEIAEEIAEARAKGDLSENAEYDAAKEAQGMLEKRIAELENALANARILDEDDINIDKAYLLSTVTIYNHKADKEVKYTLVSKDEANFNKNKISVESPIGKAILGSEVGEIVEVEVPAGKLKLEIKNIER; encoded by the coding sequence GTGGAAAAGAATTATCTATCACGAGAAGGTTATGAAAAGCTCGATAAAGAGCTAAGGGATTTAAAGACAAGAGGTCGAAAGGAGATCGCAGAAGAGATTGCCGAAGCACGGGCTAAAGGCGATCTAAGTGAAAATGCCGAATATGATGCTGCCAAAGAGGCCCAAGGCATGCTTGAGAAACGTATTGCTGAACTTGAAAATGCTTTAGCTAATGCCCGCATCCTTGATGAGGATGATATCAATATTGATAAGGCTTATTTGCTCTCTACCGTTACGATTTACAATCACAAAGCGGATAAGGAGGTCAAGTATACGCTGGTTTCTAAAGACGAGGCAAATTTTAATAAGAATAAAATTTCTGTAGAATCACCGATTGGCAAAGCAATATTGGGCAGTGAAGTAGGAGAGATTGTAGAGGTCGAAGTCCCGGCTGGAAAATTAAAACTTGAAATCAAAAATATTGAGCGATAA